The DNA window TAGGGGTCCGTCAGGCTTCCCGGACAGTCAAATCCGGCGGGGTATACCCCACGCCGGGAGTCATTCCAACCACTCTGGCTACATGTACATCCCGCCGTTCACCTTGAGGACCTCGCCCGTGATGTAGCTGGACGCGTCACTCGAGAGGAACAGCACTGCATTGGCAACTTCCTCGGCGCTCCCCAGGCGAGCCAGGGGGATGGCCTCGAGCATCTTGGACTTGTTCTCGTCGCTGAGCCCGTGCGTCATGTCCGTGCCGATGAAGCCCGGGGAGATGGCGTTGACGCGGATGTTGCGGCTCGCGAGCTCCTTCGCCACGGCCTTGGTCAGGCCGATGAGCCCTGCCTTGCTCGCTGCATAGGCGGCCTGACCGCCGTTGCCCATCTCGCCGACGATGGAGCTCACGTTCACGATGGCGCCGCCGCGCTGCTTCATCATCGGGCGGCTCGCGGCGCGGATGAGCGCGAAGGCGCCCTTGAGGTTGGTGTCCAGGGTGCGGTCCCAGTCCTCGTCCTTGAAGCGCATGATGAGGCCGTCCACCGCGATGCCCGCGTTGTTCACGAGCACGTCGAGGCGCCCGTGCGCCTTCACGATGCCGTCCACCGCGGCCTGGCACGCGGCGGCGTCCGCCACGTCGAACTTCACGGCTTCACCCGCGACGCCCGCGGCCTGCAAGAGGCCCAGCGTCTCCTGCGCCGCGGCCTCGTTGCCCGCGTAGCTGATGATCACCTTCGCGCCCGCCTTGGCGAGCGCCACGGCGCACGCGCGCCCGATGCCGCGCGAGCCACCCGTCACCAGCGCGACCTTCCCCTGCAGTCCCTGCGTGCTCATGCGGCCCCCAGTGCGGCGAGCGTCTTCTCCAGGCTCGCTCCGTCCTCGACGTTGAAGCACTCGATGTCCTTGGCGATGCGCTTGACCAGGCCGCACAGCACCTTGCCCGGCCCCAGCTCCACCACGCGCGTGACGCCCGCGGCCTTCAGCGCCTCCACGCTCTCCACCCAGCGCACGCTCGCGCTCACCTGCTCGAGCAAGAGCGGCACCACGCGCGCCGCGTCCGAGTTCGGCGCGGCCTCCACGTTGGTGACCACCGGCACGCGCGGCGCGGAGAGCTGCACGCGCGCGAGCACCTCCTGCAGCCGCGGCTTCACCGGCGCCATCAGCGCGCAGTGGAAGGGGGCGCTCACGGGCAGGGGCAGCACGCGCTTGGCCCCCGCCTCCTTCAGCTTCGCGCCCGCGCGCTCCACCGCCGCTGCGTGCCCCGCGATGACGGTCTGCTCGGGCGAGTTGTAGTTCGCGGGCGACACCACCTCGCCCGGGACCTCGGCGGCCGCCGCGTCACACGCAGCCTTCACCTGCGCGGGCAAGAGCCCCAGCACCGCGCTCATGGCGCCCACGCCCGCGGGTACCGCCTCCTGCATGAAGGTGCCGCGCGCGCGCACCGCGTGCACCGCGTCCTCGAGCGAGAGGGAGCCTGCGGCGACCAGCGCCGAGTACTCGCCGAGGCTGTGGCCCGCGACGAAGGCGGGCGCCTGGCCGAAGCGCGCGGCGAACACCGCGTGCGCCGCCACGGAGACCGTCAGGATGGCCGGCTGGGTGTTCGCGGTGAGCTTCAGCGCCTCGTCGGGACCCTCGAAGCACAGGCGGCTCAGGGGCTCGCCCAGGGCGGCATCCGCCCGCTCGAAGATGGCGCGCGCCTCGGGAAAGCGCTCGCTCAGATCCTTGCCCATCCCGACGCTCTGGCTGCCCTGCCCCGGGAAGATGAACGCGACCTTGCTCATGTCCTTCGCTGCCCTTTCTGGAAGCGGTGAACGCGGCGCGCTCTCTACTCAGAAATCCCCTCTCCTGTCGCTTCTTTTCCCCGGCGGCGCGCGGGAAACCAGCCCTCGGCACGCTCGATGCAACGCGTCAACTCGGGCAGCAGTCCGGCCTCTGCCGTCTGCGCCGCAGCGCGTAGTGCGTTGAGGAGCGCCCGAGGGCTCGAGCGCCCGTGTGCCACGATTCCGACGCCGTTGATGCCGAGCAGCGGCGCGCCTCCGTACTCGGCGTAGTCCACGACGCGCTTGAGGCCCGCGAAGGTGCTCTTGAGCAGCAGCGCGCCGAGCCGCTCCGGCAGGCCGCCGCGCCGCTCGATCGCGTTGCGCAGGAGGCCCGTGACGCCCATGGCCACGCCTTCGGACGTCTTGAGCACGATGTTGCCGGTGAAGCCGTCGGTGACGACGACCTCCACCTCGCCGCTGAAGACGTCCTTGCCCTCCACGTAGCCGGTGAAGTGCAGGTCGCCCTGGCGCAGGAGCGCGCTCGCCTCGCGCGTGAGCTCGGTGCCCTTCGAGTCCTCCTCGCCGTTGGAGAGGATGGCCACGCGCGGGCGCTCGATGCCGAGGCGCGAGCGCACGAAGGCCTCGCCCATCACGGCGAACTGCACGAGGTGGCTCGCGCGGCAGTCCACGTTGGCGCCCGCATCCAGGAGCAGGCAGCGACCGCCGCCCCGCAGCGCGGGAAAGAGCGTGGCGATGGCGGGGCGCTCCACGCCGGGCAGGCGCCCCAGCACGAGCAGCGCTCCGGCCATCACCGCACCGGAGTTGCCGGCGGAGACCAGGGCGCACGCCTCCCCATCGCGGACGAGCTCGAAGCCCACCCGGAGGGAGGAATCCTTCTTCTTGCGAATGGCGGCGCTGGCGCTCTCCGCCATCTCCACCACTTCCGAGGCATGCCTCAGCCGGACGTTGGACGGCGGGCGGGCGCGCTCCAGGAGCGGGCCCACGCGCGCCTCGTCCCCCACCAGCAGCAGCTCGTGCCCGGGGTGCGCGCGCGCGTAGAGCACGCCCCCCTCCACCGCAGCGGCGGGAGCGTGGTCACCGCCCATCGCGTCCAGCACGAGCCGCAAGGGGCCCCCCGCTACTCGGTAGCGAGGACCTCACGGCCGCCGTAGTGGCCGCACGCGGCGCAGGCGCGGTGAGGCATCACCGGCTCCTTGCACTTGGCGCACTTGATGACCTGCACGGCCGAGCGCAGGTTGCTGTTGGCCGCACGGCGGCGATCGCGCCGCATCTTCGACGTCCGCTTCTTGGGAACTCCCACGACTCACCTCGGCATCGGCTCCGTCCGCCCCCACAACCCTTGCGGGGGACATTGGAACCGTCAGTTCAGCTTGATGTCCTTCAGGGCGGCGAGCCGGGGGTCGATGACCCGCTGCTCACAGCCACACTTCTTCTCGTTGAGGTTCTGGCCGCACTGCGCGCAGAGCCCCTGACAGTCTTCCCGACAGACCACGCTCATCGGGAGCGCGAGCAATACCTGCTCTCGGACGATCGGATCCAGATCGATCGTC is part of the Aggregicoccus sp. 17bor-14 genome and encodes:
- the plsX gene encoding phosphate acyltransferase PlsX, which translates into the protein MRLVLDAMGGDHAPAAAVEGGVLYARAHPGHELLLVGDEARVGPLLERARPPSNVRLRHASEVVEMAESASAAIRKKKDSSLRVGFELVRDGEACALVSAGNSGAVMAGALLVLGRLPGVERPAIATLFPALRGGGRCLLLDAGANVDCRASHLVQFAVMGEAFVRSRLGIERPRVAILSNGEEDSKGTELTREASALLRQGDLHFTGYVEGKDVFSGEVEVVVTDGFTGNIVLKTSEGVAMGVTGLLRNAIERRGGLPERLGALLLKSTFAGLKRVVDYAEYGGAPLLGINGVGIVAHGRSSPRALLNALRAAAQTAEAGLLPELTRCIERAEGWFPARRRGKEATGEGISE
- the fabD gene encoding ACP S-malonyltransferase, with the translated sequence MSKVAFIFPGQGSQSVGMGKDLSERFPEARAIFERADAALGEPLSRLCFEGPDEALKLTANTQPAILTVSVAAHAVFAARFGQAPAFVAGHSLGEYSALVAAGSLSLEDAVHAVRARGTFMQEAVPAGVGAMSAVLGLLPAQVKAACDAAAAEVPGEVVSPANYNSPEQTVIAGHAAAVERAGAKLKEAGAKRVLPLPVSAPFHCALMAPVKPRLQEVLARVQLSAPRVPVVTNVEAAPNSDAARVVPLLLEQVSASVRWVESVEALKAAGVTRVVELGPGKVLCGLVKRIAKDIECFNVEDGASLEKTLAALGAA
- the fabG gene encoding 3-oxoacyl-[acyl-carrier-protein] reductase, yielding MSTQGLQGKVALVTGGSRGIGRACAVALAKAGAKVIISYAGNEAAAQETLGLLQAAGVAGEAVKFDVADAAACQAAVDGIVKAHGRLDVLVNNAGIAVDGLIMRFKDEDWDRTLDTNLKGAFALIRAASRPMMKQRGGAIVNVSSIVGEMGNGGQAAYAASKAGLIGLTKAVAKELASRNIRVNAISPGFIGTDMTHGLSDENKSKMLEAIPLARLGSAEEVANAVLFLSSDASSYITGEVLKVNGGMYM
- the rpmF gene encoding 50S ribosomal protein L32 — encoded protein: MGVPKKRTSKMRRDRRRAANSNLRSAVQVIKCAKCKEPVMPHRACAACGHYGGREVLATE